In Chrysemys picta bellii isolate R12L10 chromosome 4, ASM1138683v2, whole genome shotgun sequence, the sequence ACTCCACAGTAACTCTGCTCCGACTTGTGGAGGCCCTTCCATTTCAGAAGGactgataaaaatattttgatttacttTCTTTACTGCTGTATCTGGATGTGATACTTTACATTCACCTTACAATATATAAAGTTATAGTAATAATTTACAGATGCCTTGCCTCTTCATGCTCCTACCTCATTTATACTGAAGTTTGTAAACTAGGCATgaagggtgggatccacaaagataCTTAGGTGCCTAGGTTCCATTTTTAGACACCACTGCTGCTTAACCTAAAATGGCTGAGTGCTGTAGTTTTCGCCGTAATAGTTCCCTAGGCAACTATGTTTCAGCCTCTGAGCATACACACTACTACCTCACTCCAAGTACACCAATGCCTATACCCCACCTAAGTGCCTGTGTGATTTACAGACCGGTGAAAAGATGTTCAGCTCCCTAAGTCACATGCATGCCCTGATCCAATGGgaggggggtagggggagaaaaggagaagAACCTTTCTAatctttagcctagtggttagggtgcaTACCTGGGAAGCAGGAGACCCCCTAGCTCAAGTCTCCCTCTGCTGAGGAGGGATCTGAACAGGGATCTACTCCCTCTCAGGTGGGTGATTTAACCACTAGGCTACAGAGTATTCTGGGAGGGGCTTCCTCAAGCTCTCCTACTGAAATTgttccattttaattaaattaaataaattaaataataggGCCAGAGAGTTAGACCAACTCTATATTCtaatggttagggcattcaccagAGAGGTGGCACATCCCTGTTcagatcccttctcctcatcagacAGAGCGGGGACTTCAACTAGGAGGGTTTCCCATATCCCAAGAGAGTACCCTAGCCATGACAAAAAAAAGGTTTTAAGGgagctcctccttccccctggcTGTTTTGTCTAGAATGAGATGGCATCTGATTGGGCCCTACACACAATTTCCTCTGGTTTGTGAATCACAAGCAGCCTGGACTTTGATGCCAGACTGACACAGGGATGGGGCTTAGTATCCTTCTCAGCATCATCTTCTATtagctagcttaggcagctcatCTGAGATGCTGGCTTTGTAGATCCCATTCTAAGGCACCTCTCTCTCCCATTTGTTGTATAGGAAGCCTAGGTACCTATtactggctttgtggatcacagtattTCTGTGATTTTCTAACCTAAATCCCCTTTGTGGATCCAAGGCAAAGATCCCAAAGAGCGAGACACATCTTGAAAAATATGAGTTTCAGGTGTCCAGCATCCCTTGCTATTTATCTCTGCCAATACCATGATGCACAGGAACCGTAAGTTGACTTTTCCAAATTTTTTTTCATACCACCAAAAAAGAACTGGtttctgtatttttctttgtGAACATAATACAGGGATTGCAACCAACCACATTTTATAGCAGTCAAAATTAGTCACACAGCAAATGGTCTGCCTCCTTCCATTCTTGAAGTCAACATGTAACAAACCATTTGATTTGATTCCTGAAAGAAAATTGATCCACAGATGcagtttaaactatttttttttaccgATTTTGCAGATCTCATTGAAGTGGCTATAAAGTTAAGATTTTATTTTCTCGAGAGTGATATTTTCCTTTCTCCCCAGTCATTTTTGCTAATTTAATTTGTTTCTAATGCAGCGCTTCTGAAACCCTATTTTAATGGGATCaacagggctggcttagacttgctggggttcATGCTTTATCCCGAGCCCCACAatcctgggcagcggggctcaggttataggccccctggcttgggctgaagccctttggcttGGGCTTTGATCCATGCCCTgcctggggcggtggggctcaggctttggccctccCAACTCAGAGCAGTGGGACTCAGGTGGACTCAAGCTTCAgtccccccttcctggggtcgtgTGGCAGTTTTTGTTGTGAGAAGGgagtcatggtgcaatgaagtttcagaacccctgctctaatgtaTATTAAAAGCTGAATAAATATAAGGTTAAAATTAAGCATTTTTCATGAGTTTGCACGTCAAGGCTGGATGTGGTTGCCAAAAGGCTGTTAGAAACTAAACAACAGAGGGATACCCTCAAACTGCTTGTCACAAGGTTTACTACTCGTCGTTGACACACCTCCTTGTAGCTTATTTAGGGATTTGACATCTGACATCCCCTTCTTTTGCCTCTAGCCCCTGGTCTCCCTTGGTCTTTTTGGAGTCAAGTTGCATCCTCTCCAGGACTCAAATTGCTCCCTCCTTGTGGCATGGCCCTCTGGCCAGCTCACTATAGTTTTCCCCCTCCGGGACATCAAAGTTCCTCTGGACAAATAGTCTCAAGCAGTCTTTTAATCCACTGCCCTGACTCTGCTATTTCcacagtggctggtaggggaacacaAACCCAcgctctactccaggttccagtccagagtCCCTATGCCCCAACAACCAGTCTACACACCCTCACACTGTCactgcttccctgggctcctttctttcttctctagCTCTGCCAACCCCcatacacacccccaccccttaccAGTGAAGCTTCCTCTGCTCCCTGTgactattccctcccccccccaaaaaaagttctTGCCAGAATCTGTATTCCCAGGCCAAATCCCAGGGTTTATCCCCCTAGAACCACTCTTTGTCTCTTGCCAAATCTCCTCCTCTAGGGAGAGGCTGCAGAGTTCCTTTCTACCAGCCTCTCCTGCTCACCTTGCAGGCTTAATACAAGTTTAGTCTGCCCctacccagctgggcttcatcatcaATTAGTCTGTATCAGTCCCTGGCTCTCCTCCAGCAGCCTGTCACATGCTAAATTGACCTACTCAGAGCTTGTGTGGGGTAGTCACCCCATCACACTGTTTTATAGCCCATTCTAGGATGGTATCTTGCTTCCAAAATTTGTCAGTGAAAGATGCTGCAGGGAAACCATGCAAATACCCATGCAAAAAGCTTTTAAGAATGTGAATTGCTGAACATGTTTAACATGCAGACCCCTTTTATTGATATTAACTGATCAATGTATTGTATGATAGCTCTTTCAATGTTTTCTGTTGATCTGAAGAAATATTGGTTTTGAAACATTTATTTACATTCATGAACAAGATTAGACATACAATTCTTTCTGATGTGTTATAGTTATTTtagaatattttccattttatgtATTAATTAAATCAATGCAAACTGTAGCAGTATAAACTAATACTTTAAGAAAACTATTTCAAGAGAATAAATTTTTACACCataatcaaaaatatttaaagatgaGTCACATGGATACATTTTATATAATCTCGATTTTACCAGTGTGAAGATATGTTTGTAATTTCTTGCAAGTTTTActtttaaatcttatttttgaGTTGATGTAATATCTTCTTCAAGTCGGTGGCTCTAAAGCAGTTACTTTATATATATGATTTATTGAAATGCTTTGCTATGTAAACAGatattcaaaaatgtcaaaatgtgatAGTTATTACACAAAGCCTCTGGTTAATGGATGTGTGTAAAAAAATGTAGAGATCTGGTATATCACTTTTTagaatttaccttttaaaattgaGGTGCAATTTCCCCTCTTCATCTCTCAAATGTGAAAGCAGGATGAACACACACACGTTAAAAGGAATGTTGTAATCCtctttatttactttgtgtattatgATGAATTTTGGTATGtagaaaaattaattaaaaaattaacaaaGGAATGTTGCTCAGACTTATTATAAATGAAGTGGCGCCACAGATATACATTCACTACACTGTAGTGAAATGCTTTCTAGAAGTGACCACATTACATTCTATTTGTGAAAAGTTACATAAATATTCTAGCACCAAAATACAGAATATCTTTTGAACAAAATAATTTGTTTCTCTTAAACTAACATAGTTGAATATTCACTTACATATTCTGACAGCATCCATTTTCTGAATGAAACTGAAAAATACATTTCCCATCTTGGAAATAATTTACCACTCAATTATTGCCGTATTTTTGTAGTATTTTGGGTCCCAtgatgtgagagagacaaggtgggtgaagtggtccaatagaagatattacctcagacACCTCACCACTAGTTAGTTATTCTAAGCGGTAGATctcaatcttttttcttttaaatattttcagcacTTTCAGCTACCAATATATTTTTTCTGCACTGGATCAGACATCAGGTGTCAGAGCTCATGGAAATAATACAGAAAATCAACAACAGAGCAGCAATATTCTGTTTTCAGCTGTAGCTGCTTTGAGAACCATGTCTGTAATACACCTCCTCTTCACTGTTATCCCATCCTCTGTTTCATCCTTTCACCATCAAAAATAACATAGCTCTTtattgtaagctcctcaggacAAGGAAAATATCTTACTATCATTTGTGTAAATATACATATTGTGTAAATTCGTAGTGATCTATACATGTTTTGAAATATCCATCCTTTGGATAATAAACAAGGGAGAAACATCATAAAACAAACCATCATAGAAGCAAATGATTTTTCCCACAGAAATTAAAGACAGACTATCAATATGGGATTAGTGTTGCATGAATATGGAggttttgcatttttgttttttaaacaggacATGCACTGACTGCAATGAACAAATAAAATTGGGACACAGCAAACATTAAAGGGGTGCCTTTCCACTACTGCTTAACTCTTCTACCCTcccttttgtaaaataaaaacctGTTTATTATTCTGACTTTATCTgcctttattattattgtaatcaCTCCTCCAGATACCTGTTCCTTAACGTTTCTTCTTTGTTCATATATGTTTATCTTCATCTGTTATGTTCAAAAAGTAAGTGCAGATCTTTCAGGATTGATTCTAAAATCAGATTGAATATTTAGCGATGAGCAaacctaaaaaaacccaaacacataggtgttttaaaatgtgtgtgtatttcaGGTAAATTTGTAACAAGATACCCTCCCCATTACTactcctttctcctctcccttccacaGCTCTCTCTCAAGTCAGTATTAAATGGCTTTTTAGCCTTTTTCCTTTAGGATGAGTTTATTGCATTTGCTATGGACTGGAGAATTGCACCTTATTTAGCCCCCACGCACTAAGTTAAATAAACATTACAATTGTAACTGATACAAGTAGCCCAGAAAGATTACATAACAATAATTACTCTGAACTGCATAATTGCAGCTTTATATTACTGCCAATTTAGACTGCAATCTTTTCGGAAATTGCTATTACCTTCTAAAATGACAACTAAATACTACAAACCTGTTTAAATTTTCCTCTGATTTTTTCCAGATCTTCATGAAGTTTGTCATAAGTGGGGTCTTCATAAGGGTATTTCTGAATCATTCCTATTAATGATTCTAGGGCCTTTATTTTTTTACTGCAAAAAatgaaaatacagattttctTATGGTGGTTCTATTCAGCAGAAATAAGATTGTTTCAGTTGCCACATGAAGACGACACTGAGTATTTAATATTAAAGTGTTACACTTCAAAATACATGACCAATCCTGCCACCGTTTTCCTCACACAATGTTCCCCATTTCGGTCAATGAGACTACCGATGTCAATCATATGCTGTATCAGTTTTTCAATACACATACTGTGTGTACTTTGTGTTAAATGCATTTGTAAATATCTTGACAAAGATTTTTCCTTAGACTCATTAGAAAATATAGTATTGGGAAATATTTATAATCTGTTTCCAGACCAGTGGCTGGAGAAAACTATGAAAATGCAATGCATTATTAAACAGATTACAGTTATCATTGGTAACAAAGAATAGTAAGACAGATTGCCAAAATATATTTCAAAGTTGTGTATGTGTGGTGGTGGCAGCTCTTTAAGGTACCTCTACCACAACCTGACACTAGAAAATTTATAATGACCTATGGTTATACACATGGCagagttttaaagaaaaagaaaagaaaagaaatctacTTCCCACTTGGCAGGACAGGCACTAAGAAATTCAGACTCTTGGTTTCAAAAAGCTTTTGCAAGACATACCTGTGTTGCagtaaggaaaaaataaaagtaattaagCCATTCTCCAGGTAGGGCAAGCAGAGATTGCAGACATTCTGGCACTACTTCTGGATCATTCATGAAATAGTACTGATGCCCTTACAACTCACTGGCTTGAGAAAATTATTCCTGACAGCTAAAGATCAGATTTAAAATGGAAATGGGAGCCTATAGTCACCGTTATTACTGACACTGAGTTCTAAAACACTCAAAGTGCAGTACAGTTGTGACATTCACATTAGACTAACATGCACTGCATATGTCAGGTGAACAAGACAGCTGCAATTGGACATCTGCGCAAACCAAAACTAATTAGGAGAAGCTGGTCAGGGTTTTAGGTTGACTGGGTTTGTATCAACCCAGGTCTTCAAATGCTCTGGTATTGAAAGAAATATTACTCAGTATctttttataaattttattaaaatacttTAATAGTAATAGTAGCTTAGCTTTGGTGATATTTTTTAACTACGCTATCAAATTAAGAAAACAAATTAGTCACAAGAGTGTAATggaattaaataattaaattactACTAAATTCTTAAAACCCAAGGAGGTGTCTAAAGAAGTAGCTGTCTGTTTGGTTATGAGTCTCACCTAAAGAATTTTACTAAATTCAACCA encodes:
- the LTO1 gene encoding protein LTO1 homolog isoform X5; its protein translation is MGFHGEGYQEGYAEGSHVGVIEGRRYGALHGAKIGSEIGYYLGFALTWQRLLHRSAEEKPSKKIKALESLIGMIQKYPYEDPTYDKLHEDLEKIRGKFKQVCSSLNIQSDFRINPERSALTF